The following nucleotide sequence is from Siniperca chuatsi isolate FFG_IHB_CAS linkage group LG2, ASM2008510v1, whole genome shotgun sequence.
CATAATAATCATATTATGGAAGATTGAACTGTAATGTATATTTAGATCAGCTCCAACTCATCCCTTTTCCACCTAAAGTTTGTTCAAGCCAATGCCGACGCACAccttgaattttatttttgaagatTGCTCAGTTACTGTCTTATCCCTGaaattgttaaatgtttttattgatatAGACCGCACAGATAATATTGAACATTATTTAAtaaggtgttttgttttttgtttttttgttttttttgttttttgacaaaaagGCATTTTTAAGTCACTTGAAAtttaattactttggtgatcttaAGAGTCCGTTATGGTTTTTGTCACCGGTAGAAAATATGCCTAGCTGCTTGTTCACACCATTTACTGCCTACAGAGAAAAGATTAATTCATGTACAGAAGAGGTAACAAAATTGTCATGTAGCAGTGGGAATAATGATATAGAAAAAACGTCTGTTACCACGTAACTATGGTGCAAAGTTTGTTACTAATTTTAAATACAGGGTGTACTAAATTTAATGTACTAAATCTCTAAAACATATAGTCTGATTTAGTTGTAGATGTGGTCTCTACAGCCAGTAAACTGCTAAGACTATAGCCAAAGTGTCTACTTTTTCTCGCTCAGTAGAAAAGGAGCGAGATAATTGAGCAGGTGCAGTTAACATCAAAGGGCTCACTTTACTGTCAACAGTATTTATTGGCACAATCTGCTCTTCTCTTCTTAATGGGCTCATTATGTTTTTAAGGGGACCTTAAGTCTGTTACCCTACATAATATACtttatgtaaatatacattTGTGTTGTTGATCCCTGTTTTTTAGGTAGATAATTTGTTTTGTGAGAGAAGCAGAACATGCTACTTTATGTATCAGaatgtattttaacttttaaaagagACATGACTGAACGTCTAAATCATATGCTGCACACGTTTTCATTCTCATGCACTttgcctttcttctttttccagGCAGCACTTGTCAAAAGCAAATTTTGACTCTCCTCCAATATCGCCAAAGACCCCAGCTTCAGCTGTCAAATGCAAAACTCCCAGACAGAAGTGTAACAGCTCcattttgagtaattttttCCAAAAAAGGCATAAAACATCTCCCACTAAAGAAACCCAGAGAGATAGTTCCGTTGCTGATTGTGTTCAGCGTGGAAAAATACAGACTGCATTCACCCACAGTGCAAATGGCCTACATTTGCCAACCGCTCAACTTCCAGTGGCTGTGAAGGAAGAGCCAATGGATGTGGAGGAGGCCTCTGTCCAGGGTTTGATGTCAGTCAAACAGGAGTACACAGTCTTGCACAGTATCAGCACTGGGGTTGAGATGGCACATTCCTCATCACCATCAAAAGAAGTGAAGCCCGTAATCAAAGGTGAACCTTCAGCTTTTCAGGCAACTCAACATAAGAGTAGTGCGCCTATGTGTTAACTTAAGCTAACTATCCAGCTAATATACAACAGACATGTAAATTATGTCaaaaatgaatgtattattCAAACTTTCTGCACCAAAGACAGAATTTAGTCAACCTACATTGGTTTCATTGTCGTTTGGCCTCTGCAGCCCACTAATAAAATCTCTTTGTGTCCCCAAATTAACCAGAAAGACGGATACATGATGATACTctaaaactctttaaaaaatcaatttgccaattatttaattttgctTAGTATTGGAAATCCATTACACTGAACAATAACCACCTTTATTTTTGTGTCAgtgtcattttaatgttgtttggTGATGCAGTTGTGAGCAAGAATTGTTTTGAAAGCTTCCTGTTGGTACATTCAAGGATGATCTGACATTACCAAGCTCTCAAGCAAgcttcaagtctttttttttttttcatagtttGCTGATGTGAGCtgaaacaatctgaaaatgtactgtatactttTGACAGTAGTCAGTGGTAGCATATGTAGTTAATGGGGGTAAAAGACACTTACATTTTGCAGTTGATCAGTAggtgttgctgtttttagatTAGATTGTGGGTATCTTGTTTAGGATCAGctcttcatttgtttaatttgaatcaTAAATGCAGGCATTGTGGTGTTATAAGTTTTGGTGTGATTTTGTATAAACTGCTTCTGATGCAGCTAGTGGAGTGGTTTGGATTGGCAATGGAATATAATCTGACTCAGCACCAAAAATTGGTGCTTTTTATTAAGCTGTTAATATCTTCTTGTATATCTTTTTGCAGTGGATTGCCCTGTGTGTTCTGTAAGTGTGCCACAGCAGTTTATCAACAAGCATCTGGACACATGTCTTaccagaggagagaagaaggaaagCTTGAGGAGGTAAAGTACCCACTTAACTGATCATTTAAATGAAGGATCTCTACTATTGTTTGCTCAAGCTGTAAAGCTCTATAGGGTGGGGTATAAGTTCAAGAAACTTACTAGATTTTCTGAAGATTAGAATGATGAGAGTGTAGCGTTTTGCATTGATCTTTGttagtgtcttttttgatactattaCTGGGGAACCAAAGTCTGAAATTTTCAAGTGCTGTGACTTgcaaatataattaaaaatgttgggTTGAATAGAGGTTTTAGGAGCAGTTATGTGTTGGGGCCATTTCTGAACCAACAACTGTGACTAggatgtactgtaaatgtccTGGATCTACACTACATAGTCCTTTTGGTATGCAGAGATGAAACTTGACCTATGTCACCTGACTGGGGGTTTGGCAAACAAGTGTCCTAACAAGTGTATGTtccaaaatgttggactttaGCTTCAAAGAAATGTATTACAGATATGTACgcattttacttaagtacagatcTTCACAATATACATTGTAGGATCTACCATCAGTTGACATAATATGTGCACTTTTTCTGCTATGTTTTTTCCACTGTCTAAGACGATAGTTTCCACTGAAAGtgcctttgtttttatttccggATGAAATAGGGGGAtatgatgatttattttatctttgaaAGTTTGAAAGACCTGCACACTAAAGCCATTCACTAAGTGTTAATAAGGGAGAATTGCTGCAACAATACAATTGCAATTATTACTAGATTTTTAGTATTACCATCAACCTGGCTACATAACTTGCTGAAGACAGGGTCTGTGACATAATTTGAGAGACTGATCATTTTGAGTGGCCTTTGAAACTTAGTTTTCCAGGGCGATTAATGACCCATGCAGCAATTATGAGGTTCTGGTAATAATTGGTCATATTTGTGTAGCAGTGCAAAACACTTAATCTGGAGTAGACCTTGATGTCATAATGATGAATTGCAGAGGTTTTAATATTCTTGCCTTATGTAGCCAGCCTGCATGAGGAGGATTTCTCTTGCTACCAACCTTAATAACTTACacttaatgtctttttttctcaagacaaaatatataatataccccaaaaaaagcacatttgacAGCCTTGTTTGATTATAACAGGACTATGGATCATCAGaggtgtgtgcctgtgtgtaccAGACTGACAAATGGCAACTCCCATCATTTTGTTATGAGCTCAGCGGATGTGGCCACTGTGTGATATATTCGCTTAAgttgacattcccatcattcTTTCCTGCTTATGATGTCCAAGACTTGCATTTAGTACAGTCATAGAAGTTTATTACAGCTGAGCACAGAAATGCCCCCCATCAGGCATAATCAAGTAATATCTGGTGATTACTGAAATAAATGAGTTGACATTTCTGTTGCAGCTCCCTTGGCAAGGTGAGGCGTCCAATGGGGAAGCTGGTGTACAACCTGCTTTCTCTGcaggagctgaagaggaggCTGAAGGAATGCCATCTCTCAGTGCAGGGTTCTCGAGACCAGCTGATCAAAAGACACCGGGAGTTTGTCCATATATACAATGCCCAGTGTGATTCACTAAACCCAAAATCAGGTGAGGGCTTTTGGTCTGTTAAACCATAAGGGTAATACTGTAATGTTTGCAGTAATATGTGAGTAGATTGACTAATGTCACATGTGCGCTACTGGTTTTTGTCTTAATGAAGTGTAAAAACTCCACCAAGTGCTATGCACAGTAATATGTAGCGTATGTAAAAACTGCAGAAACCTGTGTTGACTTACCCAATAAAATGTGCGTTTACACACAAGTTTCACACCACGTAATGGAACTTAACATACTTCAAAGCAATGTGCTTAGCAAAAAGCTCTATATATGAGTGAATGCACTAACATGTGCACACGAAGCTGAAGATGAACAAGCAAGCCACCAAATTAGGTCCCACCGATGTAGATCTGAGATCACTCCAATAAACATCCAGCTGGGAATTAAATTTGCAGACAAATGTTTTGACATCCACATAGAAGTTGTTTTCCTAAAggatttaatgtaattttttacaaTACATCAACATATATGATGGATGCACACATGTGATCttacatgttgtgtttttctttactgGCACCCCCAGGACTGCCTCAATTTTGAGCAGCAATCTGGGTTAAAATCTTTTGTGTTTGATAGCACAATTCATATAACAGGCAATATTTGTGATCTCAAGAGTAATAAagatttttctttcctctgtcaACAGCTGAAGATATTGCCAAAGAGTTGGAGGCCAGTGAGAAGATCAGGAATCAACTGCAGGGGAAAGCCAAACCTGTGCGTACTAACTGCTTAATGGAATATCTTGAGGGcttaaattgtattttcttcttctaaAATGTACTTTGTGGGTTATTTGCCACTAGTGGTATTGTGGAACAACGTTCAACAGCTGGTGGCTATAATGTGCCATAAAAGGTGGGAGGTATGTAGAAATGcatttaatgtgtgtatgttagaATAGAGTGTGTTTTATTAAGAAACATTGAATGGGGGGGATGTTATAATATACACTTCTAAATTTAAACAAGCTACCTTTGACACCTTTCCAATTACAATAGGAGAATAGTTTTTAATTGCTGGCTTCAACCAACCTTATATAGGGCTTTGCAAATATTGTTGTAATATTGTCACATGTTTTTTCATTGATGgctaatatatatatgtttttatcaATTCAAATCTCTTGCAGATCATGGTTTTCTCAAAGAATCAGTCTGAGAAGGAGATTGATGAGATGCATTCAAATTATAGtgagtgattttaaaaaatatatatatatttttttttcagaatacTTTCACTATCAATTTGTTGACACCTTAGGGGTTTGACTTACCAAGCTGACAGCTAAAAATGTGTGCCAACAAAGGTCAACTGATGAAACAGATTTGCATAACCTTACATCTTCACAGTGCAATATAATATCACAATGCCTTCGCCATgtgtacaaaaacaataaaaagtgcCAATGGGGAAAAAGGATACATTAGGTTTCAATCCAGAAGGTTgtttattagaaaaaaatataaaaaatatttatggtAATCAactttgtttgattaaaaaagtTAATCTTGTGGATATCATACATTTATCACTGAGAAAAAAGATATAGGTGACAATATGACCCCCTTTACCTAGTAGCCGAATGACCAAATTGTGTCCAAGACTGTGGTTCAATGTATGAATGCTATCTTGTGTAGAAAAAGACATACCAAAGTGTGTGAGttgcatgaaaacacatcagacaaaaataaatgcaaaatgttatCTTAGAAACATGGACCACTTCTCtccaaaatattaatttgtttttgaaatcCAGTTGAAGTGACCAATTTTGTGTTCACTGAAATTGTTTGTAATGTTGCCTTCTCCTTTTTACTGTCACCATATATTTCATCGCATTTTCCATTCTACTAGAGTGGTACACACTACGGCTCTTGTAAAGGCTAGTTAATATAAGCAAGGAATGCAACACGTCTGTCTCAATTAGGGCAAGGCAGCATAGCTAGGAAATAACTTTAAGCTTTTCACTTTTGTTATACattcaaatatattcaatatttaaGGAATTCTCTATGAACTAATTTCAAAGAGGGATAAGGCATACAGAACCATAATCAAGACTAATCAGCCTTTATTAAAGTAATCAGATACACAGAATAACAGTGCATGTACAAACATGCTTGCATCATTTGAAATGTACCATCTACTGCACTAACTCTACCTATTATAACTTTTTTGAAAAAACACTAACCTTGTTCCTTTGTCTGACACATTGTATTCCATTTCACCTTGTATTTCCTTTTCCTTgcctttttcatttattctgtgTCTTATGTAGTGCTCTGGGAACTGCCTTttgtttgaaaggtgctatacaaatagaCCTTGCCTTGCCCTCACTCTCATGAGACAAGGACAGGAATTGAAAGCAGCGCCTTAGATTTGATCATGGTTACCCTCAGGAAATTTCTTAATAGGTGGTAAGCATTGAAATACTAACTCTGTTCTTTTCCTCTGAAGGTTTATGTTTTATAACATAAAAGTGTATTAATTTCTTCTGACGTTAGCGGAGGTGGTCTCAAAAAATGCCTAAAGATTAGATACCCTTTGGGCAGATGCCCAAAGGTATAATAACAGCCTGTAATGACAATTTTCCAAAGCATGCTATAGGTTTTAGACCGATCAGTGTGCTTATTTTTCTACCTGAAGGCAGCTAGTTCGTTAGGAAAATCCACTAATAGCAACCTGAATCTTACTTGAGAGGTAATCCATCATAGAAACtgcatgacattttttttttttttttttgtcaaagttgaGTAATTGTTGTATGGTAATGCAGTGGAGAAGTAGAGACTGTTCTTCTGGAAACAGAAGAAGCAATATTCACAGTATTGCATACTTTTGTGTCTCCAACAAAATCATTAAGATTTTGCATATTCAGTGTGTCATCCAGCCGTAATCTCAATCTTACTTTATTCTGTCTAGAAGCCCTCCATTAGGAGCCAGTTTCAAACCTTCCAAAACACATTACCAGCAACAGAAACAAGCACAATTGCTGTGTCTTCAGTGAGTAATTTAGCAGCAAGGGGtggaatgaaaatgtaaaactgatGAGGTGACTTACGTTTTTGCCTCAGTGTAAATAATACCGATAATACTGTTTTTATTATGACATGTAGGGTTAGTTGGctattgtctgtctgtctaagaTTTGTTTTTCCATTCGCTATGAACTCATAGATAATCACTAAGAGACATACTGATGCACAGAAATGTAGACCAggtctgtatttttttcctcaggGCAGAGGTCGAGCAAGAACAACAGCATTAGAGAACATTATCCAAAGTCATGTTGTCATGGTTGAAAGAGACGAAAAGCTTGTTGGAAATAACTCTGTAGAGCTAACTTTGAAAGTGGTTGAAAAATGGATGTGACTCATAGGAGGTGGGTTCTATAAATAGCTGCTCTGCTGTGATAACCTCTTGATTTATCAGAGGAGGATGTGGATGACTCACTCTGCCAGCATGGGGAATTGTGAGTGAGCAGACAGAAAGGTGAAAGCGGCACACACATGCGCATGCACACAAGAATCCACAGGATGCTGGCAGCCTTTTCTTAATGTGACATTCTTTTGGTGTTAATACAATCAGTAGCTAGTTATTCAGAAAACATTCTCATAACCCAGAATAACTGCAAGGATAAACCTGTAAATCCTGCTTTGTGAGACAGACCCAGAGAAGTTTgatatgtacagtggtgtgcaaaagtgtttgcccccttcctgatttctttttttttttttttttttttttttgcatgtttgcaagataacacaagtaaacacaaaatgcagtttttaaatgaaggttgttattattaagggaaaacaaaatccaaacctacatggccctgtgtgaaaaagtgattgccccctaaacctaataactggttgggccatccttagcagcaacaactgcaatcaagcgtttgcgataacttgcaatgagtcttttacagcactgtggaggaattttggcccactcatctttgcagaattgttgtaattcagccacattggagggttttcgagcatgaactgcctttttaaggtcatgccacagcatctcaataggattcaggactttgactaggccactccaaagtcttcattttgttcttcttcagccattcagaggtggacttgctggggTGTTAGGGatcactgtcctgctgcagagcccaagttcgcttcagcttgaggtcacgaacagatggccggacattctccttcaggagttattggtagacagcagaattcatggttccatttatcacagcaagtcttccaaacatggggaaaaaaagaaatcaggaagggggcaaacacttttgcacaccactgtatatgtgctTCCCAACTGTGGTCATTGAAAAAAAACTTACGTTGTGACTGGAGTAACAACCTCAATGCCACTGTTATAGTTTATCACTATCCAGTTAGAACATTAACTCGGTTCAACCCTGACATCTAAACCAGTATTTAGCAGAATAATTAATGATTATAATGGGCAGTACATCACATCCATTTTTACTTATAACTAAATAAGTTGTTTAGATTAGTGGTTGattgctttttaaataattagAAAAATTCTCTCTAATTTCTCTATAGTTACGTATAGTAgctttaaagctggagtgcagaacttttgtctccccttctggcagtgagcgtaattacacaaacactgttgacgcgtacttatgatgtatgcctacagtgagctcgcccaAGGCTCATGTttagaaatagttacaaaaatacagagtaatttccacagttccaagacagtAATTaattaggtagagtaaatgcaATAGCTACATAGCCATAGCGtaacatctgtgtctgccctcagtcccttctctcagcactctccaacaaggaaaagctaaagctacaccaatggttatccgtgtttgtcctcgccgttGATCGCTTTCTTGTTTTGAATGTAATCCTTCCTCTAAACGCCAAGTTTCTtctttatctggagcatcagaagcGTTTCTTGGATGCTTCTTAGGTTtcactcctagttgctgtagcctactgcGTCACTACGGTtgcatgtagagagagagtgttGCGTCAACtccgttcaatttcaattcaagaaAATGTACTCTTATTTAGtacacaatttaaaaactgtCTTTTGTAAAACAACAATCCTGAACCATTTTTCACTGAACTGTCAGTGTGATATTTAGATCACACTAATGTTAATTGCAGTGTTGGAgcataaaggtttttttttttctctttcaattCTGTCTCCgttgtcctgtgtttgtttatatgaaCATCACAGATTTGCAGGTGCTCTGGCTTTCTGTGGAAAGTGATtaaatcctttatttattttgggaTCATTGCCGAAACTTAACTTATGTTCTTCTTTTGCCCACTTCCATTCATTGTCTGCTATAATGTCTTTTCAATGACTGTTTGGCCTCCACCACAGTAGTAAATGGATTTTTTTATGCCACAGTGATCTTATCTTGGAGCTTGCATCTGTGGTGCTAAAAAAAACCTTGTTTTCCCAAATCTATTCAAACTTTCAAGGTTGGAACTTGTCATTTCCAAGTCAAAATGTTAATCCGATTGGCTGAATGTGTTACAGATATTGTTGTCTCACAAGAAAAATGAGTCTGCAttcattataaatattaatacatgTTTTCCCAAACAATATACTGCACAGTATCCTATTTGTGTGTTGGTATTTCACCTGTTTTCCACCCACTTCATGCTTCCAGTTACATTCTTACTGtgtaaccttaaccttaaacaATCCGATGTAGATTGCATTAACTTAATTTAATTCAGTATTGTATATAAGCTCTTTGACAAGTAGTGCATACCTCCAGATACTGCTGCGTAATGATGTGGCATCCAGGCCATTAAACATTCTGTCCTTCTTTACCTATTCCACCATTTATGCTATTTTGCCTGCAGGGAAGCAGCACAGCAGCGACTTTTCCCGCCTGATTGCCCAGGTTCGGGGTCGCCTAGAGACCACCCGACAGACTTGTATCAAACAGGAAGTCATTGTGGAAGGGCAGGATGCACAAAAAACGCTCCCTGCAGGTACTGCAACATTACTACCTTTATCAAGGAATAAAATATACTCTATCCACAGGGGACTTTTAAGCCTCTCTGGTACCCTTCAGCATAAATCACCTGATCCCTATGGTAACCTGCTGTGGCAAGTTCACCTTGTGtcttcacaaaaaaacacttgtgtAGTGAAATTATCTACTTTGtgacacatttgtgtttctAACAATATGCTAAATAAGCCCTGCGATGCAGCTTTGACGGGATTGTTGTAACTCcctgttggttgtgtgtgtgtaggagagtTTTGTGAATTAAGTGCAATTTATTGTTCCATCTTTGCCAAATTCACAATGTGACTGTGCACTGCATTGTTGTGCACATCTGGCAAGAGTGGATAAAGATACATCAATAACTGTAATCAATGTTggtatgtttttatgtgttttgggAATGAGTGGAAATGCAGAGAACAATTTACCAAGTGTTAAAGAGGTAGtgcagagaaggaaagaaggaatgTCAGGTGGACAAAGTTAGAACACCATTACggaacctaacctaacctaattttttttaattcatcaaAAAAGATTTAAGACTTAAAACTGCtttgatcaatattttttagaataacaatgtatcaaataacAGTGTGACAAAGTGAAAGGGGTCACTGGTAGGGATGAACTTACAGAGAAATATCACCcgaatctgcagctccactcagctttacagagctttatagcatctttcagctcactgtttagctgtccggcccacaactttacagttttggtTCACTCACTTTGGTTcacaaaaaagctctaaaaaccaactgtacactacctgctctgcaccaaacagcagactgaGTTATCGACTAGCTGAAATAAAATGGAACTGTGACAGAAGCTAGGTATATGTGATAGTACCAACAGGACCTTAAATCTTCTCTTACCATTAAGAATGTGTGAAAATCTGGTATCCAAAGGAGTCTAGGAGCTCAGGGGCATTCATTTTATGCAATTTTATCTTTTTGAGAGGCAATTTCTCCACTGTTTGATTCCCCCAGGATGTCTGactatattcattatatttttgcCTCCTTCAGATCAAGTTGCAGAATCAAAAAGCTGCTTAGTGATTAAGATAGAAGACGGAGAAACTGACGAGGAGCCATCTGCAAGAGGGATTGAAATTTCACCCAGCCCCACTAATAGTGACGTGTCCGTCAGCAGGTGAGCCATAAATAAGGGACACGTTCTGATTCACTTACAATAAGTGATTCCCTCAAAGCTTGTTGTCAAGGGTTGGTTGTTTTAATGCTACACAAAGGTGAGATCCTTGTTTTTGACCACTTTTCCACAGTTAGTAGTGTATAATAAGTTTAATTTCACAGTGATAATGATGGAAGATGGGTTTGAACAAAGAAATATGACatgatataatttattttcaagcCTCTTGTGTGGCATTCACAGGACAGCATTATAGTATCTGtgattaatgtaatatttaattagCATTTCTCATTAACTCCATCATGGTAATGTCAATTATTGTGGTAACCCAATCAAGTTAATTGCATTCACGTTGGAGATAAGGAGGCAACCTGCTTTGCCTGGACAACAGTCTCCAAAAGCTTGTCTGTATCctataataaaaaatatggcCCAACACATAACACTTAGAAAATACACTTCctttcattaaatattttacttatGATATAGAATTTAAGCAAAAGTATCAACTAATGGTTCTACATCATGAGAATAAATTAACCATAAACTACAAAAAAGTAATGTTGCAGTATGTGGTGGTAAATACAGAATCACAACACATACTGAATCTGCAGAATCAGGAGGTTCCTGCCAATTCCTGTCCCTAAAATCTGTACATCTCTCATGTAGGTGGTAACAAGCACATTAGGACAACCAGCAGATCCAGCTAGAGGAACAATACAGTGGCACTTAAATGATCAGCCAATCCTTTTGTAGATGAAAGTAAGTGCTGTTTAGTCAGAGGTGACTGCATGGTTTCACTTGGAACAACAGATAAATTCTGACTGATTATACCTTTTTGTAAACTGAGATTTTTGAGCTTATCCTCTAAGTGTAGGCAGTCATTAAATTAGCAATCATATACAGCATTTTGTATCATATTCAACATTTTCGTCACTCACACTAGATATATTCACTTGATGGTAATTTGCTTCATAAAAACTAACTTTAATTGTTTTGAGGTAAACATGGAATGACAACATGCACACTTAGTGCAGTGCAATGAATAGACCGTGTGAGCTTACTTGCATGACGTCTTTCTAATGGCAATACATC
It contains:
- the rad18 gene encoding E3 ubiquitin-protein ligase RAD18 isoform X1, which produces MALQIEADLPPGLACLKNVDDLLRCPICFDFLNISMMTKCSHNFCSLCIRKFLSYKLQCPVCNTQATEPELRNNRLLDDLVVNFQAARQHLSKANFDSPPISPKTPASAVKCKTPRQKCNSSILSNFFQKRHKTSPTKETQRDSSVADCVQRGKIQTAFTHSANGLHLPTAQLPVAVKEEPMDVEEASVQGLMSVKQEYTVLHSISTGVEMAHSSSPSKEVKPVIKVDCPVCSVSVPQQFINKHLDTCLTRGEKKESLRSSLGKVRRPMGKLVYNLLSLQELKRRLKECHLSVQGSRDQLIKRHREFVHIYNAQCDSLNPKSAEDIAKELEASEKIRNQLQGKAKPIMVFSKNQSEKEIDEMHSNYRKQHSSDFSRLIAQVRGRLETTRQTCIKQEVIVEGQDAQKTLPADQVAESKSCLVIKIEDGETDEEPSARGIEISPSPTNSDVSVSSSISDIFGPEPARNLNRCFCLRSCRVWICDCGPPAGTVLLSIWWRGGGVAQILLSGHHLKLFNCPSGYILFTYVLQSTFYHHNCIYYDFVL
- the rad18 gene encoding E3 ubiquitin-protein ligase RAD18 isoform X4, with the translated sequence MALQIEADLPPGLACLKNVDDLLRCPICFDFLNISMMTKCSHNFCSLCIRKFLSYKLQCPVCNTQATEPELRNNRLLDDLVVNFQAARQHLSKANFDSPPISPKTPASAVKCKTPRQKCNSSILSNFFQKRHKTSPTKETQRDSSVADCVQRGKIQTAFTHSANGLHLPTAQLPVAVKEEPMDVEEASVQGLMSVKQEYTVLHSISTGVEMAHSSSPSKEVKPVIKVDCPVCSVSVPQQFINKHLDTCLTRGEKKESLRSSLGKVRRPMGKLVYNLLSLQELKRRLKECHLSVQGSRDQLIKRHREFVHIYNAQCDSLNPKSAEDIAKELEASEKIRNQLQGKAKPIMVFSKNQSEKEIDEMHSNYNQVAESKSCLVIKIEDGETDEEPSARGIEISPSPTNSDVSVSSSISDIFGPEPARNLNRCFCLRSCRVWICDCGPPAGTVLLSIWWRGGGVAQILLSGHHLKLFNCPSGYILFTYVLQSTFYHHNCIYYDFVL
- the rad18 gene encoding E3 ubiquitin-protein ligase RAD18 isoform X2; its protein translation is MALQIEADLPPGLACLKNVDDLLRCPICFDFLNISMMTKCSHNFCSLCIRKFLSYKLQCPVCNTQATEPELRNNRLLDDLVVNFQAARQHLSKANFDSPPISPKTPASAVKCKTPRQKCNSSILSNFFQKRHKTSPTKETQRDSSVADCVQRGKIQTAFTHSANGLHLPTAQLPVAVKEEPMDVEEASVQGLMSVKQEYTVLHSISTGVEMAHSSSPSKEVKPVIKVDCPVCSVSVPQQFINKHLDTCLTRGEKKESLRSSLGKVRRPMGKLVYNLLSLQELKRRLKECHLSVQGSRDQLIKRHREFVHIYNAQCDSLNPKSAEDIAKELEASEKIRNQLQGKAKPIMVFSKNQSEKEIDEMHSNYRKQHSSDFSRLIAQVRGRLETTRQTCIKQEVIVEGQDAQKTLPADQVAESKSCLVIKIEDGETDEEPSARGIEISPSPTNSDVSVSSSISDIFGPEPARNLKCFCLRSCRVWICDCGPPAGTVLLSIWWRGGGVAQILLSGHHLKLFNCPSGYILFTYVLQSTFYHHNCIYYDFVL
- the rad18 gene encoding E3 ubiquitin-protein ligase RAD18 isoform X5, which produces MALQIEADLPPGLACLKNVDDLLRCPICFDFLNISMMTKCSHNFCSLCIRKFLSYKLQCPVCNTQATEPELRNNRLLDDLVVNFQAARQHLSKANFDSPPISPKTPASAVKCKTPRQKCNSSILSNFFQKRHKTSPTKETQRDSSVADCVQRGKIQTAFTHSANGLHLPTAQLPVAVKEEPMDVEEASVQGLMSVKQEYTVLHSISTGVEMAHSSSPSKEVKPVIKVDCPVCSVSVPQQFINKHLDTCLTRGEKKESLRSSLGKVRRPMGKLVYNLLSLQELKRRLKECHLSVQGSRDQLIKRHREFVHIYNAQCDSLNPKSAEDIAKELEASEKIRNQLQGKAKPIMVFSKNQSEKEIDEMHSNYRKQHSSDFSRLIAQVRGRLETTRQTCIKQEVIVEGQDAQKTLPADQVAESKSCLVIKIEDGETDEEPSARGIEISPSPTNSDVSVSSSISDIFGPEPARNLKLATMGETGEPIAQPWICL
- the rad18 gene encoding E3 ubiquitin-protein ligase RAD18 isoform X3, yielding MALQIEADLPPGLACLKNVDDLLRCPICFDFLNISMMTKCSHNFCSLCIRKFLSYKLQCPVCNTQATEPELRNNRLLDDLVVNFQAARQHLSKANFDSPPISPKTPASAVKCKTPRQKCNSSILSNFFQKRHKTSPTKETQRDSSVADCVQRGKIQTAFTHSANGLHLPTAQLPVAVKEEPMDVEEASVQGLMSVKQEYTVLHSISTGVEMAHSSSPSKEVKPVIKVDCPVCSVSVPQQFINKHLDTCLTRGEKKESLRSSLGKVRRPMGKLVYNLLSLQELKRRLKECHLSVQGSRDQLIKRHREFVHIYNAQCDSLNPKSAEDIAKELEASEKIRNQLQGKAKPIMVFSKNQSEKEIDEMHSNYRKQHSSDFSRLIAQVRGRLETTRQTCIKQEVIVEGQDAQKTLPADQVAESKSCLVIKIEDGETDEEPSARGIEISPSPTNSDVSVSSSISDIFGPEPARNLKDTERTSVQKRASSLRGDDAATSPVLGKRRRKT